The window GAACGTAGATGTAGCCTCGTAAAAGACAAGCTCCACTGGCCGAGCCTCTTCAAGATAGGCGAAGGCAGCATCCTTTTGCCGACACTGGCTTGAAGGATAAAATAGGGACAGCGACCATTATATTCCTTTGCGTGGCCGCCATGGCCGCGATAACGCTCAAGGTACCAGATCTTTAATCTTGCTCTCCTTTGTTGAAAAGGCCTGACACCTTACACCTCCAAACCACATGAATATCTTGACTTTCTCAGACGACTCCAATAGTATCTACAATGTAGCAACAAAAAGGAGGGCCGCCATGAAAACCAAGGCACAAAAATGGGGAAACAGCCTGTCCGTCCGGGTGCCCAAGGGCATTGCAGAAAAAGCAGGTATCCGTGATGAAGATATGCTCGATATCGATATTGAGAACGGAAAGATCATATTGATACCCATCAAGAAAAAAGAATATCAACTCAAAGACCTTCTCAAGAAGATTACCGATGAGAATATCCATGGCGAAATTGACTTTGGAGAACCCTTGGGACGAGAGATCTTTTGATGACGCCGACACCGTATGTACCGGATCGTGGAGATATTGTATGGCTTCAATTCAACCCTCAATCCGGGCATGAACAGGCCGGCTACCGACCTGCTTTGGTACTTTCACCCGTGACCTATAATGAGCGCGTGGGGTTGATGTTGTGCTGCCCCATCACAAGCCGGATCAAGGGATATCCTTTTGAAGTGGAAATCAAAGCGGGTGCAAGAATCAAGGGTGTGGTCCTTGCTGATCAAGTGAAAAGCCTGGACTGGAAAGTACGAAAAGCCAGGAAAGAAGCGAAGACCACGGCCGGAGTGATTCATAAAGTCCTGGCCAAACTCCATACGTTGTTATCCTACTGATTTTCTTTCCCTTCAAACGCTATACAAATCTTATAAGCAGACCTGACACTTTACAGGTTATCCCTGCTGTTCGTCCGTTTTACCGAATCCTCCCCCTCCGGGTGTCTTCAGGAGAATCGAATCTCCGGCCTCAAGATGGAGGGCCACGCGATGGGGCAGCTCTTCAATCGTTCCGTCGGCCCGGCAGAGCCGGTTCACTCCCCGCTGCCCGCTTCCTCCCCCGGCCATGCCGTAGGGAGGGATCTTCCGCCGTTCCGAAAGGATCGAGAGGGTGGCCGGTTTTTGAAAGCCGATCTTCCGGATGACCCCGTTGCCTCCGGGGAACTTCCCGTCTCCTCCGGAGCCTTTCCGAAGCGTAAATCGACGAAGCCGGACACCGGGGTGCCGGACTTCAAGAATTTCCGGGTCGGTGATCCGGGTATTGGTCATATGGACCTGGACCCCGGAGGCGCCGGGACAGCCGTCGAGAGCACCCGATCCTCCCGCAACGGTTTCATAGTATGGAGACTCCCCCTCCACCTCGAAAAGGAGATTGTTCATTGTCCCCTGGGAGGCGCCGGCTACCCCGAGGGCCCCGAGGAGGAGATCAACGACCCGCTGGGAGGTTTCCACATTCCCCGTGGCCACGGGTGCGGGGAAGGGAGGATTGAGGATCGATCCTTCCGGTACACGGAGAGTGATCGGCCGGAGGCAGCCGCTGTTCAGGGGGATGTCGCCGCAGGTGAGGGTGCGGACAACGTAGAGGACGGCGGAACGGGTGACCGAGAGGGGGGTATTGAGGTTATCTTCACGGTGCCGGGCGCCGGTTCCCGCAAAGTCAATGATCGCCGTCACTGTGGAGGGGGGACGCTCACCGCCCCGGATCTCGATCCTGACCCGAAGGGGGGTCCCGTCGTCGAGACGATCTTCGAAGGAAGCAATGAAGGGATCCTTTTTCAGGAGGAATTTCAGCAGGGCCTGCTGCACGGAGAATTCGGCATTGTCCTGTATATAATCCATATACCGGCGCACCGTCTTCCATCCATAGCGACGGATCATCCGCTGAAGTTCGCCGACCCCCTTGTGGCAGGCGGCGATCTGTGCCTGGAGATCGAAGATCCGCTCTTCCACGTTCCGGACGGGACGGGGGGCGTCGGACAGAAGACGGGTCAGTTCGGCCTCCCGGAAGTGCCCTTTTCGGACCAGCAGAAAGTCATCAATCAGGACTCCTTCGTCGCTCAGGTCCCGGGCCTTGACCGGCATGGAGCCTGGAGCGGCCCCGCCGATGTCGGCATGGTGCCCGCGGGCGGCTGTGAAAAACCGGATCTCCCCCTCCCGGGAGAAGACGGGGCAGATCACCGTCGTATCGGGAAGATGGGAGCCTCCCTTATAGGGGTTGTTCGTCAGATAGAGATCTCCCGGTTGCATCCTTCCTTTCCGGTCGGCGAGGACGGCCTTGACGGTATCTCCCATCGAACCGAGATGAACGGGGATGTGGGGGGCGTTGGCGACCAGACCGCCCGATGCGTCAAAAACGGCACAGGAAAAATCGAGACGTTCCTTGATATTGACGGAATGTGCCGTATTCCGCAGGGTATGACCCATCTCGCCGGCCACCGACATGAAGAGATTGTTGAAGACCTCGAGAAGGACCGGGTCGGGACCTCTGCTCGTCACCGAGGCCGGGATCCTGCACCGGGACACCCTGTCGGCGAGGACAACTCCGTCGGACAGGACCGTTGCCTCAAAGCCCGTCTCCACCAGAAAGGTCGTATGGGGATCGACGACAAAGGCGGGTCCTTCGATCCGGGTCCCCGCGGGAAGGTCTTTTCGTAGATAGACGGGAGCTTTGATCGTTCCTTTCTCGTCATGGAAGGTCTGAAAGGAGACCGCCTCCGCCCGGTGTTTCCTGTCCGCCGGATGCACGGGACCGGGGGGAAAGAATTCCTCTTCTTCTTCTCCTTCCACGCGGAGATGGACCACCTCCAGGGAACCTTCGGCAGGGACGAATCCGAAGATTTTTTCATACCGCGTACAAAATTCGGTAACCGTCTTTTCATATCCGCCGAAGGGGACGGGGATGAAATTTTCCGTGCCGCGCTGCCGCAGGTCGATCCATCGATGGATCGAATAGGCCGTTTTCCCGGCCGGTTTGCCGGAAAGGTTCCGTTCCAACACCCGGTAGCGCTCTTCCAGCGCCTCGTATCCTTTCGGACCAAAGGGTTCAAGAAGGGTGGCCTCCGCCTGCACCGTAGGTCGGGCCAGACCGATGCCGTAGGCGGACATGAGACTGCTCAGGGGATGAAAAACCACCCGGTTGATTTCGAGGAGATCGGCCACACGGCAGGCATGCTGCCCTCCCGCCCCGCCGAAGCAGACGAGGGCATCGTTCCGGACGTCCACCCCGCGGGAAACGGAGATCTCACGGATTGCCAGGGCCATCTTTTCGTCTGCAATCCGGAGAAACCCGAGGGCGGTCTCCCGGACCGAAAGATTTCGATCCAGGGTGGTATTGATTCGCTCCGTCATCTCTTCAAAGGATCGAAGAGAGGCCGTGACATCCAGTCCCGACTTCCGGTCGGCGCCGAAGGTCTTCGGAAAGGCGTCCGCTATGATCCTCCCCGTTACAAGGTTGGCGTCCGTTACGGTGAGGGGACCGCCGAAACCGTAACAGGCGGGTCCGGGATCGGCGCCTGCCGATTCCGGGCCGACCCGTATCTTTTGTCCATCAAACCAGAGGACGGACCCCCCGCCGGAGGCGACAGACACAATGTTGAGCATCTCCGTGGAAAGTTCAACGCCGCCGACCTCCCGTTCAAAGCACTTTTCGAACTCCCCGTCAAAACGGCAGATATCGGTGGAGGTTCCTCCCATATCGAAACCGATGACACCGGCCGCACCCGCCTGCCGTGCGGCCTCGGCCACGGCGATGACCCCGCCTGCCGGTCCCGAAAAAAGGGCGTTCCTCCCATGGAAGTGATCCGGGCTCACCAGCCCCCCTGCGCTGACCATGAATTCGATCGGGATCGTTCCCGTCGCCTTCCGGATCTCCTGCAGGTGCCGATCGATCACCGGACTGAGATAGGCATCGACGACCGTACTCCGTCCCCGGCCGACGATCTTGATCCTGTTCATGGTCTCATGGGAGAGATAGATATTCGAAAATCCGGACTTTGCCGATCTCCTCTTCGTGGACCGGGTTTTTCCAGGCATGGAGGCAGACCACGGCCACGGCATCGATCCGCTCTTGCTCCAGGCGCTCCAGGATCGTGCCGAGACACTCCCGCCGGAGGGGCTCCTCCACCTCCCCCGCGGCATTGATTCGCTCACGAACCTCCAGAACAAGATCGTAAAGGACCGACGGTTTCCGTATGCAGAGTTCGAAGATCGAAGGGCGGCTCTGGTTCCCGATCTCCAGCAGGTCGGCGAATCCCGCCGTGATCAAAAGCGCCACCCGTCCCCCCTTGTGTTCTAAAAGGGCGTTCGTGGCCACGGTTGTCCCGAAACGGATCCCTTCAATCCGGTCGGCCGGGAGAACGACTTCCGGTGGAAGACCGAGAAGACGGCGGATTCCCTCAATCGATGCCGAGGGATAGTCCGGTGACGAAGAGAGGAGCTTTGTTACATGGAGTTTTCCCGAAGGATCGCGCCCGATCACATCTGTAAAGGTCCCCCCCTGATCGACGGCGAATCTCCATTTCGAAGTCATTTTATCTCTCCGTTCTTTCTGTGGGCATGTTCCGCGTTTTCCGGTCCGGTGATCGGCAGCCTGCATTCTAACCATTTCCCGGCGCGACGACAAGCCGGAAACATTTTCTCCGCTCCGTGCCGCATTTTCGGGAAGAAAACAGTCACAGATGGAAGATACGACAGTGCAATTTGCACGATATGGGTAAATTATTACATAGACCATTGGTCCATTCCCGTCGAGATCCGGCATGCCGGGCGCTTCATGCAACTATTGTCTTTTAAATCAATAAGATATGAGATGTTTTCCGGTGTTGGAAGGCCGTGATCAAGAGGGCTTCCTGATTCCGTGTCTGCACGATTGTATCATGCAGGCCTCCTGACGGATGCGCGGGACATGCCGGCGATTTTGTTTATTGATTTTGTCAAGAAAACGGGAACGAAGCGTCCATTTCTTTTCCTATCGATTTAATCCACAATTAAATTCTTCGGGATGTTCTCCCGAATATCCGGGCTTCAGTTTGGTCCGGCTGTACTTTATCAATATGATAAACAAAAAAATATTTATAAAAATCAACAAGATCGATGATCCCTTGGCATGTTGTTTGCTGTTTCAATGGTCCGTTGATGTGAATGGGGTCAGTGTAAACCGGTATTGTCGCGAGGAGATTTTATGAGTGAACAAGACAGAAAGATTGCAATCATCCTCTCATCGGAGGACTACGCCAAGATACAGCTTGCCGGAATGATCGCTTCGGTGGCTGCCGTATCGAGTATCGAGGTACTCATCTTCGTTTCAATGGGGGCCGTCCGAAAATTCAGGAAGGGGATCACGGACGATGAACGATTCACGGGATCCGATTTTTCAAAGGTCCTGAGGGAGAAAAAGGTTCCGCCCTATCTTGATCTTTTCAAGCAGGCCAGGGAGTTCGGCGATGCGAAGATCTATGCCTGCCCCATGGCCATGGAGGTCTTGGAGATGACGAAAGAGGATCTGGAAGAGGATATTTTCGACGAGATCGCCGGGATGACGAAGTTTCTCGTCGATGCCGATGGATACAATATTATTAATCTGTAGTACGTTGCCAAACAGGAGGTAAAATCATGGATGCTGCAATTAACACAAGCGTGGATGCACGGGATTCTTACTGTCCGGGGCCGCTGATGGAACTGATCCGGACCATGAAAAGGGAACCGGTCGGTTCGGTGATTGAAATCCTCTCTTCGGACCAGGGGTCGGCAAAGGATATTCCGGAGTGGATCCACAAGGTGGGACACGAGTATCTCCGCACCGAAGAGAAGGAAGGGTTCTGGAGTATTCTGGTGAAGAAAGCCAAATAGGCCGGCCGGATTATATCGATCATCATTTCGTTGTCATTGCCTGTTCCGGAACATTGCCCGGCGCGGTCGGGGACCGAATGTCGTATTCGGTCTGCTCTTCCGTCCGGCGATCAGGTCTGCGTGGGCGGAATGTCTGCAGCAACAAAATAATTTATGGAGGAATCTTCAGAATGGGAAAGCGGATTGTAATCATTGGGGGAGGGACCGGCGGGACCATTGTCGCCAACCTCCTTGCACAGGGGCTGCGAACCGAGATGCGTCGCGGTGACGTAACGGTCAACATGCTCAGCGCTTCGGACAAACATGTCTACCAGCCGGGTTTTATGTATGTTGCCTTCGGACGGATGCAGGACGATGAAATCATTCGGGATCAGCGGAGTATTCTCGACTCACTGGTCAACCTCTACGTCGATCCCGCTGTAAAGATCGATATCGAGGGGCAGACGGTCACGGCAAAAAGCGGCCGATCCTTCCCCTACGATTATCTGGTCATTGCGACCGGTTCCAGGATCGTCCCCGAGGAGATCCCCGGCCTCAAAGAGGGGGCGCATTGGTTCTACGACCTTCAAGGAGCCAAGAAGCTCCGGAAAGCGCTAAAGGAATTCGAGGGAGGCCGGATCGTCATCGCCGTGGGCGTTCCCCACAAATGTCCCGTGGCCCCGCTGGAAGTTACCTTCATGATCGACGACCTTTTCTCCAACAGCCATCTCAAAGGAAAATACGAACTCTTTTACACCTACCCCATCGCCCGCGTTCATGCACTGGAGCCGGTGGCACACTGGGCGGTCAAGGCCTTCGAGCGAAGGGGAATTCAGTATGAGACCTTTTTCAATATTGAGAAAGTAGACCCGGAGAAGAAGCAGCTTCACAGCGAAGAGGGGTCCGTCATCGACTATGACCTTCTGATTGCCATCCCCCCCCACAAGGGCGCCCCGCTGATTGAAGACTCCGGCCTCGGAGCCGACGGCTGGATTCCCACGGACAAACATACCCTGACCATGAAAGGGAAGGAAAATGTCTTCGTCGTGGGAGACACGACCAATATCCCCATCAGCAAGGCCGGTTCCACCACCCACTTCGAAGCGGACACCGCAGCGGAATCCCTGATCTGCCTGATCAAAGAAGGATGTCCGGGCCGCAGATACGACGGGAAGGTCTTCTGCTTCGTGGAAACCGGCATGGACAAGGGAACTTATGTCTGGTTCAACTATAACACGCCGCCGAATCCAGGGGAGCCGTCCCAGATGATTCACTGGTTCAAGCTGGCCTACAATCGCCTCTACTGGCTGAGTGCACGGGGCATACTCTAAAGGGAGGAATGAAATGTCCAAGAAGAATGGAGGGATGCAGGTGGTGGATGCACCTTCGGCGGATCTCGGGAATGCCGCTGCCGCCGATGCGCGTATGAATCAGGCGAGCAGTCTTGCAGAGGTTGCCGAGATGGTCCGGGCCTATCGGGATTCGCAGACCGACCCCATGATTGAGCGGATGGCCGCCATGATGGAACCCTTGGCAGCCCTGGCCGACCAGGTGGCGAAGCCCGAAGTGTTCCAGGCCGTGCAGGAGTCGGTTCGCACCCTGACCGAGCTGCATCAAAGCGGTTCGCTCAACGATCTCAAAGAGATGGCCCTTTTCGCCAGCGCCGCCAAGAACTCCATGGGAGAGAGCGTTATTACGCGAATGGCTGCCAACATGGAAACAATGATGGCGCTGATGGATGAGATGGCCAAGGCGGACTTGATGCGGGCCATGCCGGCCATCGAGGAACTGATCAACAGCGGCAGTCTTGAGATTCTGGCCCAGATGGCAACGTTTCTCGGATCGACCACACATGCTTTTACCGACAGCATCGTCGAACGGATGCTGACCATGTTCGAAAACATGGTCAGCCGCCTTACGAACCCCCAGATTCAGGATCTGATCGGCGCAGCGGTGGAAAGCGCGCAGGAGACC is drawn from Deltaproteobacteria bacterium and contains these coding sequences:
- a CDS encoding 5-oxoprolinase, which codes for MNRIKIVGRGRSTVVDAYLSPVIDRHLQEIRKATGTIPIEFMVSAGGLVSPDHFHGRNALFSGPAGGVIAVAEAARQAGAAGVIGFDMGGTSTDICRFDGEFEKCFEREVGGVELSTEMLNIVSVASGGGSVLWFDGQKIRVGPESAGADPGPACYGFGGPLTVTDANLVTGRIIADAFPKTFGADRKSGLDVTASLRSFEEMTERINTTLDRNLSVRETALGFLRIADEKMALAIREISVSRGVDVRNDALVCFGGAGGQHACRVADLLEINRVVFHPLSSLMSAYGIGLARPTVQAEATLLEPFGPKGYEALEERYRVLERNLSGKPAGKTAYSIHRWIDLRQRGTENFIPVPFGGYEKTVTEFCTRYEKIFGFVPAEGSLEVVHLRVEGEEEEEFFPPGPVHPADRKHRAEAVSFQTFHDEKGTIKAPVYLRKDLPAGTRIEGPAFVVDPHTTFLVETGFEATVLSDGVVLADRVSRCRIPASVTSRGPDPVLLEVFNNLFMSVAGEMGHTLRNTAHSVNIKERLDFSCAVFDASGGLVANAPHIPVHLGSMGDTVKAVLADRKGRMQPGDLYLTNNPYKGGSHLPDTTVICPVFSREGEIRFFTAARGHHADIGGAAPGSMPVKARDLSDEGVLIDDFLLVRKGHFREAELTRLLSDAPRPVRNVEERIFDLQAQIAACHKGVGELQRMIRRYGWKTVRRYMDYIQDNAEFSVQQALLKFLLKKDPFIASFEDRLDDGTPLRVRIEIRGGERPPSTVTAIIDFAGTGARHREDNLNTPLSVTRSAVLYVVRTLTCGDIPLNSGCLRPITLRVPEGSILNPPFPAPVATGNVETSQRVVDLLLGALGVAGASQGTMNNLLFEVEGESPYYETVAGGSGALDGCPGASGVQVHMTNTRITDPEILEVRHPGVRLRRFTLRKGSGGDGKFPGGNGVIRKIGFQKPATLSILSERRKIPPYGMAGGGSGQRGVNRLCRADGTIEELPHRVALHLEAGDSILLKTPGGGGFGKTDEQQG
- a CDS encoding AbrB/MazE/SpoVT family DNA-binding domain-containing protein produces the protein MKTKAQKWGNSLSVRVPKGIAEKAGIRDEDMLDIDIENGKIILIPIKKKEYQLKDLLKKITDENIHGEIDFGEPLGREIF
- the mazF gene encoding endoribonuclease MazF, translating into MTPTPYVPDRGDIVWLQFNPQSGHEQAGYRPALVLSPVTYNERVGLMLCCPITSRIKGYPFEVEIKAGARIKGVVLADQVKSLDWKVRKARKEAKTTAGVIHKVLAKLHTLLSY
- a CDS encoding NAD(P)/FAD-dependent oxidoreductase produces the protein MGKRIVIIGGGTGGTIVANLLAQGLRTEMRRGDVTVNMLSASDKHVYQPGFMYVAFGRMQDDEIIRDQRSILDSLVNLYVDPAVKIDIEGQTVTAKSGRSFPYDYLVIATGSRIVPEEIPGLKEGAHWFYDLQGAKKLRKALKEFEGGRIVIAVGVPHKCPVAPLEVTFMIDDLFSNSHLKGKYELFYTYPIARVHALEPVAHWAVKAFERRGIQYETFFNIEKVDPEKKQLHSEEGSVIDYDLLIAIPPHKGAPLIEDSGLGADGWIPTDKHTLTMKGKENVFVVGDTTNIPISKAGSTTHFEADTAAESLICLIKEGCPGRRYDGKVFCFVETGMDKGTYVWFNYNTPPNPGEPSQMIHWFKLAYNRLYWLSARGIL
- a CDS encoding sulfurtransferase TusA family protein — encoded protein: MDAAINTSVDARDSYCPGPLMELIRTMKREPVGSVIEILSSDQGSAKDIPEWIHKVGHEYLRTEEKEGFWSILVKKAK
- a CDS encoding DUF1641 domain-containing protein, producing MSKKNGGMQVVDAPSADLGNAAAADARMNQASSLAEVAEMVRAYRDSQTDPMIERMAAMMEPLAALADQVAKPEVFQAVQESVRTLTELHQSGSLNDLKEMALFASAAKNSMGESVITRMAANMETMMALMDEMAKADLMRAMPAIEELINSGSLEILAQMATFLGSTTHAFTDSIVERMLTMFENMVSRLTNPQIQDLIGAAVESAQETMNEMKQKPEKAGMLALWKAARDPMVQKSLLFVMDFAKNFHKSLISETGPRL